The genomic region tatatgcaaaactaaaaggATAAACCTCGATAAACTATATGTTACAATAACGGTTTTATTAAAGTAATTTATGCTTTTAGGCTTTTGACGAAGTATGGTTTAACATAAATTGGCATTGCGAAAAGATAAGCTATGGACGTGATCCTCATTCGATATACATCTTAAAAATGTATCATCTGTTCTTTCTAACTAAACTTGCTGATTTGTTGGAAACGGTAAGCCATTTTTTGTTTGTCAATACATATTTGATTATACCACGCTTCTATTTAAGCTTTGAGAAATATAAACAATATATGCAATGATTTTAAGActtaatttatttagtttttattttaatttatttagacttatttttaatttattttcatttatttttaatttatttatactaaCCAATAAATCCAAAACTATGCTGTATTTGTTTAATAATTTGACTTTCTTCTCAGATATTCTTTGTACTGCGTAAACGACAGAGACAAATTACATTTTTACACGTCTACCATCATTTCGGCATGTTCCTCATAATCTGGATAACTGTCAGATTCGTTGCTGGTGGATATAACACTTGGGTAGGATTGGTTAATTCAGCAGTACATACTGTTATGTATACGTACTACTTCTTATCCTCTTTGGACGAAAAATGGAAGCAAaatctagcatttaaaaaatttataacccaAATACAGTTGGTAAGTAACATGTTTTTGTATAGCTTTTATTGATAACGAACGCATAGTATGTTTCATGAATTTGTGACTATATTGGATTATTGGTAGACACTTGGCAGGCAATGGTTCATTCTACTGTATATAAAGTCCGAAAGTAAATCGCTCTATTATCGCTCTATATTTAAATCGCTAAATTAAATTAACATTCATATACTGAGGGAAAGAGACATCTTATATTTCATGCCAGTggaaaaaatggttttattaatgAAGCGGATTTTGTGTTTTCGTTCAAAACAAAATTCTCTAATTATCACGATAACGCGCGATATCTCGATATCTAAAATACGTGGACAATATCTGCCTATTTTGACAAAGGTTCCATGATGTCGCTGACCAATTGGAAGCACTTTCCACTAAAGCCAATAAAATAAACTAGTTTTCAATCTCAAAGTAcataaaacaacatttaaaatattattttacaccccatcagattgaaaacaatgggaaccttttctggtgacacctccgaggcttctaaaaatggAAGCAATGCGGATACCGAGAGTACAGGAAGAGGAGGGATTTCTACACTATGCAAATCACATCCCATCTGCTCAACGTAGTAAAAGCTCCAACGAGAAGGTTTGGAGTACGTAGGAAACCTTCTCGTtagagcttttaccacgctgagcagatgagatgTGATTTGCAAATTGTAGAAATCTCTCATCTTCCTGTAGTCTCAACATCGGCATGACTTGCATTTTttaaaagcctcggaggtgtCACCAGACAAGATTCCAACTGTTTTCAATCTGATGGgatgtaaaataatattttaaatcttgttttatgtattattagattgaaaacttagtattttttcTAGCAGATGTCGCTGAGGCATCccagccatttcgttcgttgcaatccgtgtcTGCACGCAGAGCGTAGTCAGAGAGAAGagcatatagggcttttcatcgattgtcatttgtttcgagcttctgtcatgtgtcacataatattaatatatctacgtcatacgtctttggtttgtatcatggtATATACGAATAacgtatgacatagatatattaatattatgtgacacatgacagaagctcgaaacaaatgactgtgaataaaaAGCCCTATATGTGACTACTGACGAGGGCAAAAAGTCCCGAAACTAGTATAGAcacttgctgtactctctgattgaattaaaatataaaacgGCTGCAttttcgcattgcaactaaatTGAATATGTTTATACATCTTTAATgtccaataaaataggtttgaaaATTAATATTACTAAGACCAAGtccatgagaataaatgcaaggaaaAACACTCTATTTAGTATCGAaaacatgcagattgaaaatgtgtaaaattttacgTATCTTTTAAGTTTTACAACAGAATAAAGAGGAGGTACAAAAGACGACATTAGTATGAGGGTACGAAAAGCTtaacaagcattcagcatgcttaaccctgtttggaggtctggcgagtatactacaaggacaaaaatccgaatattccagtcaaatgtcatgtctgttctactctacggATGTCAAACTTGGAAAGTGACCAAAACCCTTACAGACAAACTGCAGGTCTTTGTTGACAAATGTCTTCGCAGAATTGTCCGTATTTATTTTCTGGCCTAACATCATCAGAAACGAGGATCTACTACACCTGACCGAACAAAAGAAGGTAGAAAATGAAAAAAAGTCCAGAAAGTGTGATTGGATCGGTCACAGACTCCGAAAAAATAGTTGCAGTATTGCAAAGACTGCTCTAGACTGGAATCACCAAGACAAAAGAAAAATAGGTCGCCCAACACAAACTTGAAGAAggtccatcatggacgagataagaagttaAGGAATTTCTTGGAATGAggtagcgcaaaatagaacccgatggcgcgttttcactgaagctgtATGGTTCACTGTATGGTTAGGGGTTCAAGAATCTTATATTATCACGATAACATGAATGCGAATATGTTTGTGAAATGTTTGAAAGAAAAACTGCTTCTAAGTTTACACGAACTAtctattataatttttggataCTATAAGGACAGGAATAACTTTCATAATTTTccataataccgggtgtccatttatattttcccccattttaactgcctataacttctaaacgactcaagatagaaatatgcggttttctgtgaaatgttttattttagtaaaagttttgtttgaatggattgaattttttataacgctttcaattacgaaaaaaaaaatggcggatttaaaaaaaaactttgttgactttttttattgaaacacccagtatatttttttgtaaattgaaagaacggtcatttgCCTATCCAGcactataaagtttttttaaatcggttgtcaaatgactgagcaattaatttttaaaatgagagatgcaatgtggaaatcacttatcataatatcaatttgcttactAGTTATGTGATATACACGTTGCacatctcattttaaaaattaattactcagtcatttggcaaccgattttaaaaaactttatatcgctgaataggtgaatgaccgttctttcaatttacaaaaaatatactgggtgttccattaaaaaaaagtcaacaaagtttttttttaaatccgccatttttgttcGTAATTGAAAGAGATATAAAAAAaactcaatccattcagacaaaacttttactaaataaaacatttcagagaaaaccgcatatttctatcttgagccgtttagaggttataggcagttaaaatggggaaaatataagtggactcccggtattgttctgaagctgtttatTTGTGGCATAttatacaatttactattttattgggaaataagccacaatttaatttaaaaatgaaatttattgacgtttcgacttccacttcggagaTCGTTAtcgaaataaaaatattgtatttcgataacgacttccgaagtgaaagtcgaaatgtcaattttcattttcaaattaaattgtggcttatttcccaataaaatagtaattttCCATAAGTGCGTTACACCCCGTATATTTAACTCATCTACTTTTTACTATCTAGGTACAATTTACATTTTTTGTAATCCTCTTTGGAAGGCAGCTGTTTGTGGAATGTGGATATCCAAAACTTTTATGCATGTTCTTTGTGCCTCAAAACTTTTTCATGATGATATTATTTTCCGACTTCTACAGAAGAGCCTATTTAAAAAAGCCTAAGCATGTAGCCTAAGAAAAATACGGTAAGTAAGAATAGTTATTTATTATGTAGTTACCGTGaaatggggtgagattgatcaattttaactttatttgatttatattttaaacgtttttgtGACTGTTCtatatttaaacacttcacgTGTTATATTAATATCTAAAGAGTAGTGATTTAAcactagttttgttttaattattaagaaaatccacttatctcataaaaaaagggtgatcaatcttAGACCCGTGactggggtgagattgatcatgaTGATTTTAT from Diabrotica virgifera virgifera chromosome 3, PGI_DIABVI_V3a harbors:
- the LOC114324423 gene encoding elongation of very long chain fatty acids protein AAEL008004-like, which codes for MALVLKRAILGYRWLFDELGDSRPLEQNLFLMSSPFQALAVIVAYFYFIYRLGPRLMQNREPFDLKRILLAYNLAQIAVNAFIVYVAFDEVWFNINWHCEKISYGRDPHSIYILKMYHLFFLTKLADLLETIFFVLRKRQRQITFLHVYHHFGMFLIIWITVRFVAGGYNTWVGLVNSAVHTVMYTYYFLSSLDEKWKQNLAFKKFITQIQLVQFTFFVILFGRQLFVECGYPKLLCMFFVPQNFFMMILFSDFYRRAYLKKPKHVA